From Pseudonocardia autotrophica, one genomic window encodes:
- a CDS encoding dihydrodipicolinate synthase family protein, translating to MTLDIHGIIPPLVSPFTVDEQPDLDALRAEVRYHLDLGVHGLCVTGSTGDGQMLSLEDSVAIARATVEETAGRVPVIAGIIQDSTKEVIRYGKAIAETGVDALQVTPVHYLFQPDEDTTVAYYRRIADETALPIVVYNVIPYALIPATTVARVMNEIPAVIGVKQSGGNIHQLADLLHMNPEGGKVFTAVDDLLFPSYLMGAQGAISATLTVVPELCMAQWDAVQRGDLAAALELHNKQLPVWRAIDGPNMTARIKAALALQGRDGGASLSPLTPVSDAEREALRAALLAADVKLAA from the coding sequence ATGACCCTCGACATCCACGGCATCATTCCCCCGCTCGTCAGCCCGTTCACCGTCGACGAGCAGCCCGATCTCGACGCCCTGCGGGCCGAGGTTCGCTACCACCTCGATCTCGGTGTGCACGGCCTGTGCGTCACCGGCAGCACCGGTGACGGCCAGATGCTGTCGCTGGAGGACTCGGTGGCCATCGCCCGGGCGACCGTCGAGGAGACGGCGGGCCGGGTCCCGGTGATCGCCGGCATCATCCAGGACAGCACCAAGGAGGTCATCCGCTACGGCAAGGCGATCGCCGAGACCGGTGTGGACGCGCTGCAGGTGACCCCGGTGCACTACCTGTTCCAGCCCGACGAGGACACCACCGTCGCCTACTACCGCCGGATCGCCGACGAGACCGCGCTGCCGATCGTCGTCTACAACGTCATCCCCTACGCCCTGATCCCGGCCACCACGGTCGCTCGGGTCATGAACGAGATCCCCGCCGTGATCGGCGTCAAGCAGTCCGGCGGCAACATCCACCAGCTCGCCGATCTGCTGCACATGAACCCCGAGGGCGGCAAGGTCTTCACCGCCGTCGACGACCTGCTCTTCCCCAGCTACCTGATGGGCGCCCAGGGCGCGATCAGTGCGACCCTGACCGTCGTCCCCGAGCTGTGCATGGCGCAGTGGGACGCCGTGCAGCGTGGTGACCTCGCCGCCGCACTGGAGCTGCACAACAAGCAGCTGCCGGTCTGGCGGGCGATCGACGGCCCGAACATGACCGCCCGGATCAAGGCGGCACTGGCTCTGCAGGGTCGCGACGGCGGTGCGAGCCTGTCCCCGCTGACCCCGGTCAGCGACGCCGAGCGCGAGGCCCTGCGGGCCGCGCTGCTGGCTGCGGACGTCAAGCTCGCCGCCTGA
- a CDS encoding LacI family DNA-binding transcriptional regulator, which yields MASIRDVARVAGVSTATVVRVLNGGATVSPDRTERVLRAVQELDYVSNGVAASLSRGRTQLLGLLVSDIANPFTGQVARGLEDEAVRHGYQVLISSSDFDPDREAQILESFARRTVDAAALLSTSEAAQGVHRLLRNEIPTVLIDRRPPDLPSVPLVRTDSLSAAREAVRHLIDLGHTDLGMIAGPSGMATASQRLAGFRAACADAGLHVRPECVREGFLGVDGGHRAMLEVLDLPVRPTAVFSFNNVLAIGALGALRERGVRLPGELSLITFDDTDLFPFVDPPLTAIAQPAYEIGAAAGRILFEELAGASHPAAGRDVVLPTELRIRNSCAAPAGVS from the coding sequence GTGGCGAGCATTCGTGACGTGGCACGGGTCGCGGGTGTGTCCACCGCGACCGTGGTGCGGGTGCTCAACGGTGGCGCGACGGTCAGCCCCGATCGCACCGAACGGGTGCTGCGCGCGGTGCAGGAGCTCGACTACGTCAGCAACGGCGTGGCGGCGAGCCTGTCCCGCGGCCGGACGCAGCTGCTGGGTCTGCTGGTCTCCGACATCGCCAATCCGTTCACCGGACAGGTCGCCCGCGGCCTGGAGGACGAGGCGGTCCGGCACGGCTACCAGGTGCTGATCTCCAGTTCGGACTTCGACCCGGATCGCGAGGCGCAGATCCTCGAGTCGTTCGCCCGCCGAACCGTCGACGCCGCCGCGCTGCTCTCCACGAGCGAGGCCGCCCAGGGGGTGCACCGGCTGCTGCGCAACGAGATCCCGACGGTGCTGATCGACCGGCGTCCGCCGGACCTGCCGAGTGTCCCGCTGGTCCGCACGGACAGCCTCTCCGCCGCGCGGGAGGCGGTCCGCCATCTCATCGATCTCGGGCACACCGATCTGGGCATGATTGCCGGGCCCTCCGGGATGGCCACGGCGTCGCAACGGCTCGCGGGGTTCCGCGCAGCCTGTGCCGACGCCGGCCTGCACGTGCGTCCGGAGTGCGTGCGGGAGGGCTTCCTCGGCGTCGACGGTGGTCACCGGGCGATGCTCGAGGTGCTCGACCTGCCGGTCCGGCCGACGGCGGTGTTCTCGTTCAACAACGTGCTCGCGATCGGCGCGCTCGGCGCGTTGCGCGAGCGCGGGGTGCGGCTGCCCGGCGAGCTGTCGCTGATCACCTTCGACGACACCGACCTGTTCCCGTTCGTCGATCCACCGCTCACCGCGATCGCCCAGCCCGCCTACGAGATCGGTGCCGCGGCGGGCCGGATCCTGTTCGAGGAGCTGGCGGGGGCATCGCATCCGGCCGCCGGCCGGGATGTCGTGCTGCCGACGGAACTGCGCATCCGGAACTCGTGCGCGGCGCCCGCCGGAGTGAGCTGA
- a CDS encoding DAK2 domain-containing protein: MTFDQEAVLRAYATAAEHGHARLTALDQRSGDGDFGDNLRGGLREAVARFDAGSGETAFGALGAVFLDEVGGTSGPLLGLLFTEIGHALAAGDDPVAAFGAGARAGLDAIQRVGEAQVGDRTLVDALAPAVEALPGGFAAGARAAAEGARQTAELRARMGRASYVGDRAMGEPDPGAVGIALLFRAAAEVAEPDAELPTVL, translated from the coding sequence GTGACGTTCGACCAGGAGGCGGTGCTGCGCGCCTACGCGACGGCCGCTGAGCACGGCCACGCCCGGCTGACCGCGCTCGACCAGCGCAGCGGCGACGGGGACTTCGGCGACAACCTGCGTGGTGGGCTGCGCGAGGCCGTCGCCCGGTTCGATGCCGGGAGCGGTGAGACCGCGTTCGGCGCGCTCGGGGCGGTGTTCCTCGACGAGGTCGGTGGGACGAGCGGGCCGCTGCTGGGCCTGCTGTTCACCGAGATCGGCCATGCGCTCGCCGCCGGCGATGATCCGGTCGCGGCGTTCGGCGCCGGGGCCCGGGCAGGCCTGGACGCGATCCAGCGGGTGGGGGAGGCGCAGGTCGGCGACCGCACGCTGGTCGATGCACTGGCCCCCGCCGTCGAGGCGTTGCCCGGCGGGTTCGCCGCCGGTGCACGGGCCGCCGCCGAGGGCGCCCGGCAGACCGCCGAGCTGCGGGCCCGGATGGGCCGCGCCAGCTACGTCGGCGACCGTGCGATGGGGGAACCGGACCCGGGCGCGGTCGGGATCGCGTTGCTGTTCCGGGCCGCGGCCGAGGTGGCCGAACCGGATGCCGAGCTCCCGACGGTGCTCTGA
- a CDS encoding dihydroxyacetone kinase subunit DhaK gives MSLPFHPHDGDPVPPALRGFARAHADLVELHESPAHLVARHRHPDRRVGLVSGGGSGHEPLHGGFLGRGMLDAVAPGKVFASPHNRQVLEASRAAAGPGGVVHVVKNYTGDRINFGIAAERLRMDGVEVRRVLVDDDLATESAETATGRRGTGATVVVEKILGGAADAGLGLDELAELGSAVAGASRSLAVASRAQTSMHTGEPSFDLRPDELEYGVGIHGERAQRSITRPATEELVEQMLGELVDALPGDGDQVITVVNGLGGATLLELYGLHELVAEGLERRGLATAGQLVGTLVPALDMTGFSISLTRTPAAWLPWWNAPATTPALTIDRQEATP, from the coding sequence ATGAGCCTGCCCTTCCATCCGCACGACGGTGACCCGGTGCCGCCCGCGCTCCGCGGGTTCGCCAGGGCCCACGCGGATCTCGTCGAGTTGCACGAATCCCCGGCTCACCTGGTCGCGCGCCACCGGCATCCGGACCGCCGGGTCGGCCTGGTGTCCGGTGGCGGCTCGGGGCACGAGCCGCTGCACGGCGGGTTCCTCGGGCGCGGGATGCTCGATGCCGTCGCGCCGGGCAAGGTGTTCGCCTCCCCGCACAACCGGCAGGTCCTGGAGGCCTCCCGGGCCGCCGCGGGCCCCGGCGGCGTCGTGCACGTGGTGAAGAACTACACCGGCGACCGGATCAACTTCGGGATCGCCGCGGAACGGCTGCGGATGGACGGGGTGGAGGTTCGTCGCGTCCTGGTCGACGACGATCTCGCCACCGAGTCCGCCGAGACCGCCACCGGCCGCCGCGGCACCGGCGCGACCGTCGTCGTCGAGAAGATCCTCGGCGGCGCCGCCGATGCCGGACTCGGGCTCGACGAGCTCGCCGAGCTCGGCTCGGCCGTCGCCGGGGCCTCGCGCAGCCTCGCGGTCGCCTCCCGGGCCCAGACCTCGATGCACACCGGTGAGCCGTCGTTCGACCTGCGCCCGGACGAGCTCGAGTACGGCGTCGGGATCCACGGCGAGCGCGCGCAGCGATCGATCACCCGTCCCGCCACCGAGGAGCTCGTCGAGCAGATGCTCGGCGAGCTCGTCGACGCGCTGCCCGGCGACGGGGACCAGGTGATCACCGTGGTCAACGGCCTCGGCGGCGCCACCCTGCTGGAGCTCTACGGACTGCACGAGCTGGTCGCCGAGGGGCTGGAGCGGCGCGGTCTGGCGACGGCCGGGCAGCTCGTCGGCACGCTGGTGCCCGCCCTGGACATGACCGGGTTCTCGATCTCCCTCACCCGTACCCCCGCCGCGTGGCTGCCCTGGTGGAACGCCCCGGCCACGACCCCCGCACTGACGATCGACCGCCAGGAGGCGACCCCGTGA
- a CDS encoding aldehyde dehydrogenase (NADP(+)) encodes MTEIPTPLEQALAGAADTARATARTAPGERAVRLRAAADALDAAAGELVPIAMAETRLPEARLTGELARTTFQARLFADRLEAGLLHDVRIDHADPDWPMGARPDVRRTQVPIGPVLVFAASNFPFAFSVFGGDTVSALAAGCPVVVKAHPGHPELSRRTAELVAAAFPEGVFALIEGEQAGADAVQDPRIRAVGFTGSTRGGRALFDLAARRPDPIPFYGELGSTNPVVVTPAAWAERAGEIATGFAGSMVLGSGQFCTKPGVVLVPDADAFLDAVPELSAGPMLNERISSAYRTAAEEMAGAAEVVRGDLGSGGPVLFRTDADAVLARPELLGQEVFGPAALVVGYAGIDQALAVLDVVGGQLTGTVQGAADDPDAGEVIARLAEHAGRVIWNGWPTGVTVSDAQHHGGPYPSSTAPLHTSVGTAAAERFLRPVAFQSVPDALLPAELRDGAEGPRRLDGAPTV; translated from the coding sequence GTGACCGAGATTCCGACCCCTCTCGAACAGGCCCTCGCGGGAGCGGCCGACACCGCCCGCGCGACCGCCCGGACCGCCCCCGGAGAGCGGGCGGTCCGGCTGCGCGCCGCCGCCGACGCCCTCGACGCCGCCGCCGGCGAGCTGGTCCCGATCGCGATGGCGGAGACCCGCCTTCCCGAGGCCCGATTGACCGGTGAGCTCGCCCGCACCACCTTCCAGGCACGGCTGTTCGCCGACCGGCTGGAGGCCGGCCTGCTGCACGACGTGCGGATCGACCACGCCGATCCGGACTGGCCGATGGGGGCCCGTCCCGACGTGCGACGGACGCAGGTGCCGATCGGACCGGTCCTGGTCTTCGCGGCGAGCAATTTCCCTTTCGCGTTCTCGGTGTTCGGCGGGGACACGGTCTCCGCGCTCGCCGCGGGATGCCCGGTCGTGGTCAAGGCGCACCCCGGTCACCCGGAGCTGTCCCGGCGGACCGCCGAGCTGGTCGCCGCAGCCTTCCCCGAGGGCGTGTTCGCGCTGATCGAGGGTGAACAGGCCGGGGCGGACGCGGTGCAGGACCCGCGCATCCGGGCCGTCGGCTTCACCGGATCCACCCGCGGCGGGCGGGCGTTGTTCGATCTCGCCGCGCGGCGTCCGGATCCCATCCCGTTCTACGGCGAGCTCGGCTCCACCAATCCGGTCGTCGTGACCCCGGCGGCGTGGGCCGAGCGGGCCGGCGAGATCGCGACCGGGTTCGCGGGATCGATGGTGCTCGGATCCGGGCAGTTCTGCACCAAGCCCGGCGTGGTGCTGGTACCGGACGCGGACGCCTTCCTCGACGCAGTCCCCGAGCTGTCGGCGGGCCCGATGCTCAACGAGCGCATCTCCTCGGCATACCGCACCGCGGCCGAGGAGATGGCCGGGGCGGCGGAGGTCGTGCGCGGCGACCTCGGCTCCGGCGGGCCGGTCCTGTTCCGCACCGACGCCGATGCCGTGCTCGCCCGGCCCGAGCTCCTCGGGCAGGAGGTATTCGGGCCGGCGGCCCTGGTCGTCGGTTATGCCGGGATCGATCAGGCGCTCGCCGTGCTCGACGTCGTCGGGGGCCAGCTCACCGGCACGGTGCAGGGCGCCGCCGACGATCCGGACGCCGGCGAGGTGATCGCCCGGCTCGCCGAGCACGCCGGCCGGGTGATCTGGAACGGCTGGCCCACCGGGGTGACCGTCAGCGACGCACAGCACCACGGTGGCCCGTACCCGTCCAGCACCGCGCCGCTACATACATCGGTCGGCACCGCGGCCGCGGAGCGGTTCCTGCGCCCGGTGGCGTTCCAGAGTGTCCCGGACGCGCTGCTGCCGGCCGAGCTGCGCGACGGTGCCGAGGGTCCGCGCCGGCTGGACGGTGCCCCGACGGTCTGA
- a CDS encoding GntR family transcriptional regulator produces MGYYGPGAPGTAESPGAEVVMLVSVSRLVTESLADRVYRVLREEITHGRLAQGERLDVTAISETMGVSKTPLREALGRLETDQLVITRPRSGTFVARITAEDIAEMCGMRKAIEWFATFEATHRMPDRVKLELREEIEQADRAMADGDYQPFFTSDMNLHRTIIEHAGNTRMIAVRDSIEAYVEWLRIAGATGIGRTGGAAARHHEIITAMIDGDAEKAQQAAVVHIDEVRDWTLEDFHAMRQSVAT; encoded by the coding sequence ATGGGATACTACGGCCCCGGCGCACCCGGAACCGCCGAGTCGCCCGGAGCAGAGGTGGTGATGCTGGTGAGCGTGTCGCGACTCGTCACGGAGTCACTGGCGGACCGGGTCTACCGGGTGCTGCGCGAGGAGATCACGCACGGCAGGCTCGCCCAGGGCGAGCGGCTGGACGTCACCGCGATCAGCGAGACGATGGGGGTCTCGAAGACTCCGCTGCGCGAGGCCCTGGGGCGCCTGGAGACGGACCAGCTCGTGATCACCCGTCCGCGGTCGGGCACCTTCGTCGCCCGGATCACCGCCGAGGACATCGCCGAGATGTGCGGCATGCGCAAGGCCATCGAGTGGTTCGCGACCTTCGAGGCGACCCACCGCATGCCCGACCGGGTCAAGCTCGAACTGCGCGAGGAGATCGAGCAGGCCGACCGGGCGATGGCCGACGGTGACTACCAGCCGTTCTTCACCTCGGACATGAACCTGCACCGCACGATCATCGAGCATGCCGGCAACACCAGGATGATCGCCGTGCGGGACAGCATCGAGGCCTACGTGGAGTGGCTGCGGATCGCCGGCGCCACCGGGATCGGGCGCACCGGGGGAGCGGCCGCGCGCCATCACGAGATCATCACCGCCATGATCGACGGTGACGCGGAGAAGGCGCAGCAGGCCGCCGTCGTGCACATCGACGAGGTCCGGGACTGGACACTCGAGGACTTCCACGCCATGCGGCAGTCGGTCGCGACCTGA
- a CDS encoding helix-turn-helix domain-containing protein has protein sequence MPPTHSLADLLHQPVRWRIVQNLIGRPLTTAQLAQRLPDVPTTTLYRHVAVLVQADVLHVTGERRIRGAVERTYELNTAAADGDNTAPDRDRLRTMFTVYLAGLAGDFDRYLANDDVDPVRDGVSFRQAALWLSDEELAELQERITEAFAPFLEHSPADERTRRILSTVFLPADRG, from the coding sequence GTGCCACCGACGCACTCACTGGCCGATCTCCTGCATCAGCCGGTGCGCTGGCGCATCGTGCAGAACCTCATCGGCCGCCCACTCACGACCGCGCAGCTCGCGCAACGACTCCCGGACGTGCCGACGACGACCCTGTACCGGCACGTCGCGGTCCTGGTGCAGGCCGACGTCCTGCACGTGACCGGCGAACGACGTATCCGGGGAGCGGTGGAACGGACCTACGAGCTGAACACCGCCGCCGCCGACGGCGACAACACCGCACCCGACCGCGACCGGCTACGGACCATGTTCACCGTGTACCTCGCCGGCCTGGCCGGAGACTTCGACCGCTACCTCGCGAACGACGACGTCGATCCCGTGCGGGACGGGGTGAGCTTCCGACAGGCCGCGCTGTGGCTGTCCGACGAGGAGCTCGCCGAGCTCCAGGAGCGGATCACCGAGGCGTTCGCACCGTTCCTGGAGCACTCACCCGCCGACGAACGGACCCGACGCATCCTCTCGACGGTATTCCTGCCGGCGGACCGGGGATAG
- a CDS encoding DUF2269 family protein, protein MGKVLLSLHVVAAIILIGPVTVAVSLFPRYAGVALGTGGAKATGVPVLLHRISRVYSVAGLSVPVLGIALAVQMGVLGDPWVVVSLVLTVAAGLVLALVVLPEQQKAMDLIADPDRGPIDTGGWAGRARRLSAASGVFGLLWVVVVVLMVVRPGSTTGV, encoded by the coding sequence ATGGGAAAGGTGCTGCTCAGCCTGCACGTGGTGGCGGCGATCATTCTGATCGGACCGGTGACCGTCGCCGTCAGCCTCTTCCCCCGGTACGCGGGCGTGGCCCTCGGAACCGGCGGGGCGAAGGCGACCGGGGTGCCGGTACTGCTGCACCGGATCAGCCGCGTCTACTCGGTCGCGGGCCTGAGTGTCCCGGTCCTCGGAATCGCGCTGGCGGTGCAGATGGGCGTGCTGGGCGACCCCTGGGTGGTGGTGTCGCTGGTCCTGACCGTGGCCGCCGGTCTGGTGCTGGCACTGGTCGTGCTGCCAGAACAGCAGAAGGCGATGGATCTCATCGCCGATCCGGATCGGGGGCCCATCGACACGGGCGGATGGGCCGGGCGCGCACGGCGGCTCAGTGCGGCGTCGGGGGTCTTCGGGCTGCTGTGGGTGGTGGTCGTGGTGCTCATGGTCGTCCGGCCCGGCTCGACGACGGGGGTCTGA
- a CDS encoding MarR family winged helix-turn-helix transcriptional regulator, whose product MSDDTGGRPPEPHAAFLVMALGRRIREATEKRLRARDLSMRHLAALGHLSRDPGCSYSELARRAGVTAQSMQATLVQLEKLQAVERRTPAGRGRRARLHVTVIGEELAAWGRSVLADLDDEFFGHVPEELRSTVTGVLLGVFAGGVDDRVPETG is encoded by the coding sequence ATGTCGGACGACACCGGCGGGCGGCCTCCTGAGCCCCATGCGGCCTTCCTCGTCATGGCCCTCGGGCGCCGGATCCGGGAGGCGACGGAGAAGCGGCTGCGTGCCCGCGATCTGTCGATGCGTCATCTCGCGGCCCTCGGTCACCTGAGTCGCGATCCGGGCTGCTCGTACAGCGAGCTGGCCCGCCGGGCCGGTGTCACGGCGCAGAGCATGCAGGCCACGTTGGTGCAGCTGGAGAAGCTGCAGGCGGTGGAACGCCGCACTCCGGCCGGGCGCGGCCGCCGGGCCCGGCTGCACGTCACGGTGATCGGGGAGGAGCTGGCCGCGTGGGGCCGGTCGGTGCTGGCCGATCTCGACGACGAGTTCTTCGGGCACGTTCCGGAGGAACTGCGGAGCACCGTCACCGGTGTTCTTCTGGGGGTATTCGCCGGCGGCGTCGACGATCGGGTTCCGGAAACCGGGTGA
- a CDS encoding DJ-1/PfpI family protein — protein sequence MHAQFVLFDGFDPLDVVAPFEVLVAGGAAAGGDLTVELVAAEGPREVVSGTPGLTLRATGALDPVRPGVVVVPGASGPVEGDPDAGDETIPVLLARVGRTELAPLMRRALTEPEVLVATVCGGSLALAMAGLIEGRRATTNALGIDLLDATGVEVVAARVVDDGDLITAGGVTSGLDLGLHLLDRMYGPRIAHAVERLFEYERRGVVWADRGREPVAW from the coding sequence GTGCACGCACAATTCGTTCTGTTCGACGGTTTCGATCCGCTCGACGTCGTCGCGCCCTTCGAGGTTCTCGTTGCGGGCGGTGCGGCGGCAGGTGGCGACCTGACCGTCGAGCTGGTGGCCGCCGAGGGACCGCGCGAGGTGGTCAGCGGCACCCCCGGCCTCACCCTGCGGGCGACCGGGGCACTCGATCCCGTGCGCCCGGGGGTCGTCGTCGTCCCGGGGGCGTCCGGCCCCGTCGAGGGCGACCCCGACGCCGGTGACGAGACGATCCCGGTGCTCCTCGCCCGGGTGGGCCGGACGGAGTTGGCACCCCTGATGCGCCGCGCGCTGACCGAGCCGGAGGTGCTGGTCGCGACGGTCTGTGGCGGCTCACTGGCGCTCGCGATGGCCGGGCTGATCGAGGGGCGTCGGGCGACGACGAACGCGCTGGGCATCGATCTCCTCGATGCGACCGGGGTCGAGGTCGTCGCGGCCCGCGTCGTCGACGACGGCGACCTGATCACCGCGGGTGGTGTGACCTCGGGCCTGGATCTGGGCCTGCACCTGCTCGACCGGATGTACGGGCCCCGCATCGCGCACGCGGTGGAACGGCTCTTCGAGTACGAGCGCCGCGGTGTGGTGTGGGCCGACCGCGGCCGCGAGCCGGTGGCGTGGTGA
- a CDS encoding MarR family winged helix-turn-helix transcriptional regulator translates to MTDTAEQDDAIPATRWLNDDELGAWLANSALMISLPAALDARMRRESELSFFEYMVLSVLSEEPDRTMRMNDLATRTAASLSRLSHVAGRLESRGLLSRARVPGSGRRTTATLTDPGMRAVEAAAPRHVAAVREYLIDRLEPEDLAALRRIGTAVEAALRCGRPPTGR, encoded by the coding sequence GTGACCGACACGGCGGAGCAGGATGACGCGATCCCGGCAACCCGGTGGCTGAACGACGACGAGCTCGGCGCGTGGCTGGCGAACTCGGCCCTCATGATCAGCCTGCCGGCCGCCCTGGACGCGCGGATGCGGCGCGAGAGCGAGCTGTCGTTCTTCGAGTACATGGTGCTCTCGGTACTGTCCGAGGAGCCGGACCGGACGATGCGCATGAACGACCTCGCCACCCGGACAGCGGCGTCGCTGTCGCGGCTGTCGCACGTCGCCGGGCGCCTGGAGAGCCGCGGCCTGCTCAGCCGGGCCCGGGTGCCCGGATCCGGCAGGCGGACCACCGCGACCCTGACCGACCCCGGGATGCGCGCCGTCGAGGCGGCCGCCCCCCGTCACGTCGCCGCGGTCCGCGAATACCTGATCGACCGGCTCGAACCCGAGGACCTGGCCGCATTGCGCCGGATCGGCACCGCCGTCGAGGCCGCCCTGCGGTGCGGGCGGCCCCCCACCGGCCGGTGA